The window GGCTTGGCCAGCCGGGGCAGGGCGTTACCGACCACTGGGCGGCAGGCTAGAGTCGGGGACCCAGCCAGTAGCCCACCTGGTTATTTGATCGAAGTCGAGGGGTGGCTGGGGATGGCGGTGTGACTGTAAGGGGGCGGGGAGCCTCCGCCCCGCCAGACCATGAGCTTGCCGGGGTGAGACGGCCCCCACTCCGGGCCCCGGCCCGAGGTTTAGCTCGCCATGAAGCGACAGAACGTGCGCACGGCGTCGCTCATCCTCTGCACCTTTTCCTATCTGCTGGTGGGCGCCGCCGTGTTCGACGCGCTCGAGTCGGAGACGGAGAGCGCCCGGAAGCGGCTTCTGGAGCAGAAGCGCAGCGAGTTTCGCAGGAAATATCGCTTCTCGCCCGAGGACTACCGCGAGCTGGAGCGCCTGGTGCTGCAGGCGGAGCCGCACCGTGCTGGCCGCCAGTGGAAGTTCGCCGGCTCCTTCTACTTCGCCATCACCGTCATTACCACCATCGGTGAGCGCAGCCCCGCAGCTCCTGCTGGGAGACCTGGCCTCCCTCATCCCACCCTCGGGAGCCGGGCGCCCCCACGTCTGTGCCCCGACCCAAAGCCCCTGGAGTAGGAGTGGGATGGGAGGAGGCTGACGTTGGAAGACTGAGTGTCTGGAACGTTTGCAGACCTTGTTCCCAACACACATTGGTTTAGCTGAGAGTCTGAAGAGCCGGCTTCCAGTGCCGACTCTACCTACCATTTGCCAGACGTGTGTCTTCTTAGGCTAAGTCGTTTCCCATCTgaatctatttccttctccttaaaatgaaggggttacatTTTGAACATCAAGTTTCCCATCAGTGCTAAATACTATAGCTCTTGTATGAGTGGGTTGGCTTTTGgttttgtatgttttgttttgttttgttttgtcggAGGGGAGAGGTTCCAGACCCTTACACTCCTCCTTCAATCGGCTTGCTTCCTAGTCTTTTCCTTTTACTGGGCTAAGACTGGGCATCTTTGTAACTTCTTCGCTTTGGAGACAGGGAAGCCCAATTCAGTCCAGGATGAAGACCTAGTCACTTGGTAGTGTTTGGGGAAGCTGGTTTAGATGGAGGTGAGAGGTGGAAGACTCTCATTAGAGCCCAGCAGGAGGATTAGGCACCTCTCCTTCCATATACCTTCAGCCCTGGAAGGCCTGCCTCCTTGTACCTCCCTCTCCAATCGATTGCTTGGCTGTCCTTGGAGAAAGGGCAGTCCTCCAAGCCTGGGGTCTCGCTTTGGACCCCAGCCAGTAAAGAGAGGACAGCTAttgtccttcctctttctttctgggcCCTTTCCCACCTTCAGCCCTCAGATGCCCCATGTCAGTCGGtctgttttccctttcttctccctgagTTCAGAAACCTTTCTGGGGATTTGGACTCTGCAAACTtgttcctgaatcccagggcagAATAAGAGGATACAAGAGCCAGGGAAGACAATCTGGTTCAAACCCCTGTTTTtgacaaatgcagaaactgagaccaaaagaggAGAAATCACTTCTTTTATCCAAAGCCGCAAAAACTGGGGTGTGAATCAAGCCACCAAAGACTTTGTTCCAGGTTAACTTTGCCTGTCCATTCCATGCCCTGtggtcctccctccctccccttggcCACGGTCATTGACTTTCTTCCTCACTGGCTTATCTGCACCTCCTAAGTACCCAGGGTCTGTGCTTAGCCCTAAACACTTGAGATCCTGAGGCctcgtgtatgtgtatgtgtgtgtgtgtgtagtctgcCAAATAATAGGGCCTAGACAGGGTTTTAGAAAATAGATAGGGGctggtaggtggtgcagtggataaggcaccagccctggattcaggaggacctgaattcaaatcctgactcagacacttgacactagctgtgtgactctggacaagtcacttaacccttattgccccacaaagagagagagagagagagagagagagagagagatggaaagtggCCCAGGTGAAATGGGGAAATGTTCTGTTTTAGCTCAGGGTGGACACCAGGTATTTGCTAAGGATCCTGCTGGCATCCAGACCTTCCTAGGACTATGCCCCCTTGGGAGCCATGGTAGCCAACTATCCAGGCCAAGGGAACCTGCAAGGAATGTTCACAGATTATTCTCTGTGGCATGAGGGGGCATGGAGTGGGAATGGGTTGGGACGGACATCTATAGAGACCAGAATTTTGAAAGGTCAACTTATTTATAAGGAAGCACCAGTAACActagaaaaatgttttcttcctaTTCCCAACTATTGCCCATTCTTGCTGTTCTCTGCATGCATTTAGTTGCCATATTAAACACTCCCCAGCTCACTGCACTCTTGTCTCCCTAGGGAAGGCTAGCCCCTtcccaatttaattcaacaaaaatgtattaagttcCCACTTTTCACGGGCCCTGGGTTACATGTTggagacataaaaagaaaaatggcaggcCTTCAAGGAGATTTTGGTCTAATACAGTAGCtatgcaaatttttaaaaggagggtGGTGAGGTCAGACAGGTGTTCTACGACAATTTGGGGTGGGAGATAGCACTTTTAGTTGGAGAAGAGGACTGAAAAACAGGGGGGTTGAGCTAGAAGACACTTCATTTAGTCCCACCCTTtcgtttacagatgaggaaaatgaggtgacAGGCCCGAAGGCACAGTTGAGGAAGGAATCTGATTGTACCTGGCTAGTGTGACTCCAAAACCAGTTCATTTTTCTGTACTGACACTCAATGAAGGTTTCATGGGGTGGCACCTGGGCACCCTCATCATCatgtccttctttcccttcctcatgTTTGCCTTTCCCTCCAACTTTCATCACATATCcccctttccctcagtttctcctcCTCACCTCACCTCTTCTTCCTCGCCTGACGCGCCTATCTCTGCCTCGCTCTCAACCCCAAGTCAACCTCCGATTTCCTCTTTCCTCACCCAGGGTACGGCCACGCGGCGCCAGGGACTGACGCGGGTAAGATCTTCTGCATGTTCTATGCCATCCTGGGCATCCCCCTTACATTGGTCACGTTCCAAAGCCTGGGAGAACGCATGAACGTGCTGGTCAGACGGCTGCTGCAGCGGCTGAAGCGCTGCGTGGGACTGCGGAAGACTCAGGTGTCCACGGAGAACATGGTGGCCGTGGGCCTGCTGTCGTGCGTGGGCACACTGGCCGTGGGCGCCGCCGCCTTCTCCCACTTCGAAGGCTGGACCTTCTTCCACGCCTACTACTACTGCTTTATCACGCTCACCACCATCGGCTTTGGCGACTTCGTGGCGCTGCAGCGGGACGAGGCGCTGCACAAGCGGCCACCCTACGTGGCCTTCAGCTTCCTTTACATCCTGCTGGGCCTGACGGTCATCGGCGCCTTCCTCAACCTGGTGGTGCTGCGCTTCCTCACCCTCAACGCCGAGGACGAGCGACGGGACGCCGAGGGTCGGGCTTCACTGCGTCGGCTCCGGCCGGGGAACCCCTTGAGACCGTCGCAGGAGGTCGCCCGCCGCCGTGCCCTTCCTCCCTCCGATCCAACCCCTTTCCCTTGCCTCGGAGCTCGGAGCTGTAGCCGCCTGAAGCTCATCCGGCCTCTCCCTGCGGGGGCTTCTCCACCCCGTTTGCCTGCGGCCCAGAGGCATCCCGAGACCCCTCCGCCGAGCTGTCATTCCAACCCGGTCTATTGCGGCTCCATTTCCTATCGGATCGACCAGTTGGCGCTGGGTGCCAAGGATAACCTCGGCTTCTCGCCTCCTGGGAGCACAACGTCCTCAGGCAGTGCTTTCGGCCGGGTCCCGACCCGTCGGAAGTCAGTCTGAGCTGAGGGGGTTGAAAAGAACGCTGGATTTGGAGCCGGAAGAAGTGTGTAGgagtcttgtgtgtgtgtgtgtgtgtgtgtgtgtgtgtgtgtgcgcgcgcgcgcgctctTGGGTGCCACGCACTTCTTTGAACTTGTTACCCCATCTATAAAAAATGAGGTGGTTGTACTAAGAtcgtaaaatatatatttagaactAGCAGAGACCTTAGATGTGACTAAGTACagtgcccttattttacaggtagaAAGCGGAGGCAtatagaggttaagggacttgcactTCGGTTATACAGGTTTTCAGTAGCCTAGCAAGGATTCCCATCTGTCTTCTCACCctaacatatattttattcatttattttaacttaaaacaatttttttgagttccaaattctctccctcccccacccattgaggaGGGAAGCAATGtgatatgaattatacatgtgaaatcatgcaaaacatttaaaaatctattattttaacGTTGATTAAATGTTTTGAATTGATCTTCTCACTctaaattcaatattctttctactatatcgtGCTAAGGTGCAGCCCAGTGTTAATATCGtatggactggggcagctaggtggcacagtggataaagcacctgccctggattcaggaggacctgagttcaaatctggcctcagacacttgacagttgaaCCTGCCTGTTGCCGGTGTGGCTGGTGACTGTTTGCAGGGGTATCTGGGCCCTGCTCAGTCATCCCTGTGACAGTGTAGCCGGGGATCCTGCCAATGAAATATCAAgccccaattcaattcaacaaacactgcTTAAGCACGCTCTCTGTGTgctgcattgtgctaagtgtgaagttagaaaatttaaaactatCCTTACCCCTtatggagcttatattttatttggagatacaatagataaacagataagtaaatacaatttgaggagggagaaagcccTAACAGCTAGATCTGTATTCTAGTTAGCAACCAACTACACTGAAGTTGGTGGTAATAGTggaaatagaggaaaaagaggcaaGTTCTAGTGGTGGCCGTGCCTCATGCTCCTGTGTTCCTGGATAAggtatttccctttctttgagtCAGTTTCCCCTTCAGTAAAATCATCTCTTAGGACTATTAACCTCTGAGATCATTttcagaaggaagaggaggattaTTAAGGAATCAGAAATACTGGGTGCTTTGtcactttgggtaaatcactgtCATTGAGACTCAATATCTTTAAACATCTATGAAAATAGGAATAACACCCGCAAGCCACTTCTTCTCCCCTCTGTcagtttcagtttcatcatccttCCTAACTGGAGGATAATAAAGCCTTCCCTACAGACCTCAATGGACtgctgtgaggatccagtgaCAGAATCACGTATGTAGAAGGGCTTTATAAACTGTAGAGCTCTGTACAGATGGGAGAGAGTAGTCTCATTATTATACATTTGTAGTGGGACCTTGGAAGCCAGTGGGGAGGTTTGGAGGAGGATTTGGGGGCAGAAAGAAGGGGAAGCCAAGGTATTTGGATTGATGGTGGGTGGGTGGCTGGTTAGCTGGCAGGGAAAGGGATGGATATATCTCAGACTTAGTGTGGCAGGGAGCCTGCCATCTGGTGATGATGTCACGGATACATGCCCCTGGGGAGGGGTGACAGGGAATGAGAGTGCAGATCAAGCTTCTGAGATCTTGTTCTTTGCTTTATCCTGGATTCTGCCCTTCCCAGATTCCTGAACCATTTTAATTCCTCTTTGGGTTGAAAGTTTTGAGGgatgatattttctgtttctttgccaCATCTAAGGCTCAGCTCCTACCCTGCTGGCATAGACTAGAGACCAAGGCTGGCTTTGTGTTCTATAGGATGGATCATGCCTTGAATGAATGGAGAACAAACCTAAGTGGGGATGGAGGGGAAATACTCTACTCTAGACAGTGGAAGAAATGGACTGGACTTTGGATAAGGTCCTTCAGAAGG is drawn from Dromiciops gliroides isolate mDroGli1 chromosome 2, mDroGli1.pri, whole genome shotgun sequence and contains these coding sequences:
- the KCNK15 gene encoding potassium channel subfamily K member 15 gives rise to the protein MKRQNVRTASLILCTFSYLLVGAAVFDALESETESARKRLLEQKRSEFRRKYRFSPEDYRELERLVLQAEPHRAGRQWKFAGSFYFAITVITTIGYGHAAPGTDAGKIFCMFYAILGIPLTLVTFQSLGERMNVLVRRLLQRLKRCVGLRKTQVSTENMVAVGLLSCVGTLAVGAAAFSHFEGWTFFHAYYYCFITLTTIGFGDFVALQRDEALHKRPPYVAFSFLYILLGLTVIGAFLNLVVLRFLTLNAEDERRDAEGRASLRRLRPGNPLRPSQEVARRRALPPSDPTPFPCLGARSCSRLKLIRPLPAGASPPRLPAAQRHPETPPPSCHSNPVYCGSISYRIDQLALGAKDNLGFSPPGSTTSSGSAFGRVPTRRKSV